The genomic DNA GAGAAGCGATCAATGTCGATAAAGAATCCAGACTTCCTAACGATACTGAATATAGTTCGATCGTTTTGGATTTTTCCGGATCTGAAACTGCAACAGTTTATCTGAAGAAGGACGCAGCTCCTGTTCCTCAAAAAGAATATCCTCATGGAATTTGGATCTGGGCAGTACAGGGGACTTTTGAAAACATTGGTCCGGATTCTTGTATTTCGGATATTCAGCTTTTCGAATAAGTTTTAGGTACTTGGATGAATTTTTCGGGAACTGGCGGAATCGATTTACCTGAATACAGAGCTGGGAATAAAGAAAGTCTCCTGATCCTTCTATCTGTCTCCGTTTTTAGCACCGCAGTTTTTGAAGAAGTTCGAGCCTTATTTGTAGTTCCGATCCTTCTCCTTCTATTCCTACTAATCGGATTCCAATTTAAATGGAAATCCTTATTATACCTAAATATCCCGTTATTCATATTATCTTTTATTAATATATTTCCATATGCCAAAAATCTCTGGCCTGGAACTCTGATTGTAGCCTTAGTTTTTTACTTCTTGGCTTTTTCAAAAATCCGCAAAGCTGGGCTATTACGTTGGTGGATCAAGGGAGAAGTTTCCAAACAAGTCTTGGGACTTTCTGTTCTATTTGTTTTGTCTGCAAGTATTGCTTTATTTCTTTGGTTTTATCTTTTGGACCCTGATATCAGCGATATCAAAGAGAATTTTCCAAAAGGAGATATCCCTGTGCTTATCGCATCCGGAATCGGCTTTGCGATTTTGAATGCGATCGCAGAAGAGTTTTTATTTAGAGGGATTTTGTTTGAGGCGTTGTTAACTGCGAGGCTTTCACTTTATTGGGCTTTCGTTTTCCAAGCATTCAGTTTTGGGATTTTACATCTGAATGGATTTCCACGCGGCTGGGTGGGAGTTGGACTCGCTGCGATCTACGGTTTGATGACCGGGCTCATTCGGATTTTGAGTAAGGGAATCTATTACCCAGTGTTAGTGCATTTCTTTGCGGATATTACGATAGCAGGGATTGTTTTGTTTTTTGCAAAATAGCGTTCGGTTGCACCAAGATTCTCCGCAGATTCCTGTATTTATTAGTTGCTTTTGGCAACTAATAGTTATAATATTTTTTTATGAAAGATTATGTAGATTCCATTCGTGAATTTAATAGGTATTACACTAACGCTTTAGGACTTCTAAATAATCATTTTTTGAATAGTGAATATTCTCTAACCGAAGCGAGATTATTATACGAGATCGGACATTCTAAGGATATCA from Leptospira hartskeerlii includes the following:
- a CDS encoding CPBP family intramembrane glutamic endopeptidase — encoded protein: MNFSGTGGIDLPEYRAGNKESLLILLSVSVFSTAVFEEVRALFVVPILLLLFLLIGFQFKWKSLLYLNIPLFILSFINIFPYAKNLWPGTLIVALVFYFLAFSKIRKAGLLRWWIKGEVSKQVLGLSVLFVLSASIALFLWFYLLDPDISDIKENFPKGDIPVLIASGIGFAILNAIAEEFLFRGILFEALLTARLSLYWAFVFQAFSFGILHLNGFPRGWVGVGLAAIYGLMTGLIRILSKGIYYPVLVHFFADITIAGIVLFFAK